A region from the Macaca mulatta isolate MMU2019108-1 chromosome 13, T2T-MMU8v2.0, whole genome shotgun sequence genome encodes:
- the RPL31 gene encoding large ribosomal subunit protein eL31 isoform X1 yields the protein MAPAKKGGEKKKGRSAINEVVTREYTINIHKRIHGVGFKKRAPRALKEIRKFAMKEMGTPDVRIDTRLNKAVWAKGIRNVPYRIRVRLSRKRNEDEDSPNKLYTLVTYVPVTTFKNLQTVNVDEN from the exons ATGGCTCCCGCAAAGAAGGGTGGCGAGAAGAAAAAGGGCCGTTCTGCCATCAACGAGGTGGTGACCCGAGAATACACCATCAACATTCACAAGCGCATCCATGGAGT GGGCTTCAAGAAGCGTGCCCCTCGGGCACTCAAAGAGATTCGGAAATTTGCCATGAAGGAGATGGGAACTCCAGATGTGCGCATTGATACCAGGCTCAACAAAGCTGTCTGGGCCAAAGGAATAAG GAATGTCCCATACCGAATCCGTGTGCGGCTGTCCAGAAAACGTAATGAGGATGAAGATTCACCAAATAAGCTCTATACTTTGGTTACCTATGTACCTGTTACCACTTTCAAAA ATCTACAGACAGTTAATGTGGATGAGAACTAA